The Methanosphaera sp. BMS genome contains a region encoding:
- the hypA gene encoding hydrogenase maturation nickel metallochaperone HypA produces the protein MHELSMASSIVDAILSTAKKNDAIKINEAVLEIGEMTMLNPEQLRFMMEILSEDTLLNDAEIIINMIPIEIECESCGFKGESKTDENGDHLMAVARCPECENTQVHIIQGQECNVKTIKIERDDEDA, from the coding sequence ATGCATGAATTATCTATGGCTAGCAGTATAGTAGATGCAATACTCAGTACTGCTAAAAAGAATGATGCTATCAAAATCAATGAGGCTGTTTTAGAAATTGGTGAAATGACCATGTTAAACCCGGAACAACTCAGATTCATGATGGAAATATTGAGTGAAGACACATTACTTAACGATGCGGAAATAATAATAAATATGATTCCAATAGAAATTGAATGTGAATCCTGTGGTTTTAAAGGTGAAAGTAAAACAGATGAAAATGGAGATCATTTAATGGCTGTAGCAAGATGTCCTGAATGTGAAAATACCCAAGTTCACATTATACAAGGACAGGAATGTAATGTAAAAACAATAAAAATTGAAAGAGATGATGAAGATGCATAA
- the hypB gene encoding hydrogenase nickel incorporation protein HypB, which produces MHNVASIEIEQDIIRANDKLAYGNRKVLDEKNVFAVDLVGAVGSGKTSLLEVLVDEMDEDIAVIAGDILSKFDAQRIEAKNVPVKGLNTGKECHLDAHLVEHALDDVPLDDIEVLFIENVGNLICPADFNLGTHVRCVIISVTEGDDTAEKHPMIFKTADMAIVNKVDLAEAVGADADKMVCDIKTINPDIPVVKCSLKTKEGVSDIIELLRKFNDNK; this is translated from the coding sequence ATGCATAACGTAGCTAGTATTGAAATTGAACAGGACATTATCAGAGCTAATGACAAATTAGCATATGGAAACCGTAAAGTGTTGGATGAAAAGAATGTATTTGCAGTTGACCTGGTAGGTGCTGTGGGTTCAGGTAAGACATCACTACTTGAAGTGTTAGTTGATGAGATGGATGAGGACATTGCAGTTATAGCAGGAGACATACTCAGTAAATTTGACGCTCAAAGAATTGAAGCCAAAAATGTTCCGGTGAAAGGATTGAACACTGGAAAAGAATGTCACCTAGACGCTCACCTTGTAGAACATGCATTGGATGACGTGCCATTGGATGACATAGAAGTACTTTTCATAGAAAACGTTGGAAACCTAATCTGTCCAGCCGACTTTAACCTCGGAACACATGTAAGATGTGTGATAATAAGTGTTACGGAAGGTGATGATACGGCTGAGAAACATCCTATGATTTTCAAAACCGCAGACATGGCAATAGTCAATAAAGTTGATCTGGCAGAAGCTGTCGGAGCGGATGCAGACAAGATGGTCTGTGACATCAAAACAATTAACCCTGATATACCTGTAGTTAAATGTAGCCTTAAAACGAAAGAGGGTGTATCTGATATTATTGAATTGTTACGCAAATTCAATGACAACAAATGA
- a CDS encoding transposase yields MSTNPYHKDHFQYNYKEDTYTCPEKQTLYFKYQYERPAQKEGKPNRIERKYMNYEACKNCPSLQKCTKSSHRIISEFANENTLKLKQYIDTKEAQNEYKKRGNTVEAPFGILKISYNYNNLRTHGIQQTENIMNLCALSHNIKRLYNIKHNILNEITEIDNFLEKLSTLFETELIATIK; encoded by the coding sequence ATAAGCACCAACCCTTACCATAAAGACCATTTCCAATATAATTACAAAGAAGACACATACACCTGCCCAGAAAAACAAACATTATACTTCAAATACCAATATGAACGACCAGCCCAAAAAGAAGGCAAACCCAACAGAATAGAACGCAAATACATGAACTACGAAGCATGTAAAAACTGTCCATCACTACAAAAATGCACCAAAAGCAGCCACAGAATAATATCCGAATTCGCAAACGAAAATACACTAAAATTAAAACAATACATAGACACAAAAGAAGCACAAAACGAATACAAAAAAAGAGGAAACACAGTCGAAGCACCATTTGGAATATTAAAAATATCCTACAACTACAACAACCTAAGAACACATGGAATACAACAAACAGAAAACATAATGAACTTATGTGCACTATCACACAACATAAAAAGATTATACAACATAAAACACAACATACTCAACGAAATAACAGAAATAGACAACTTCCTAGAAAAACTATCAACATTATTCGAAACAGAACTCATAGCTACAATAAAATAA
- a CDS encoding DUF354 domain-containing protein gives MKVWVDIVNSPHVRFFNGIIKKLEKDGHEVLITARDFSNIHDLLEIFDLEYTSIGNHGVSLEEKLLSSTERAYKLAKFISKENVDVAISKHSIEMPRVAFGLAIPNIFVLDNEHAIAANKLTLPLTNKLIIPEIFDVWNTVKFGMNPNNIIRYNGTCEVTHLEDFKYNENILDDLNLQLKNDKIILMRPEPSLASYLDADCTKSVLTPIVDELKDLADILIIPRFKTQGEIFKDIENVHIIKTPVDTFSLMKKADLVIGAGGTMNREAALLGTPVISCYPGAQLSVDTYYIEKGLMNRSTTLEDIISMSKDLLLKPKEKHELKTDNLIDLIVREIYKSYEDSKK, from the coding sequence ATGAAAGTATGGGTAGATATAGTAAATTCTCCACATGTACGATTCTTCAATGGAATAATCAAGAAGCTGGAAAAAGATGGTCATGAAGTACTTATAACCGCCAGAGATTTTTCAAATATCCATGACTTACTGGAAATATTCGATTTGGAATATACATCCATAGGTAATCATGGAGTTAGCCTAGAAGAAAAACTGTTATCAAGTACTGAACGTGCATACAAATTAGCCAAGTTCATATCAAAAGAGAATGTTGATGTTGCCATTTCAAAGCATTCGATTGAAATGCCCAGAGTAGCATTCGGACTTGCAATCCCCAACATATTCGTCCTGGATAATGAACACGCCATTGCTGCAAACAAATTAACGTTACCATTGACAAACAAACTTATAATACCGGAAATATTTGATGTCTGGAATACAGTTAAGTTCGGAATGAATCCGAATAATATAATCAGATACAATGGTACCTGTGAAGTCACGCACCTGGAAGATTTCAAGTATAACGAAAACATATTGGATGATTTGAACTTACAGTTGAAAAACGACAAGATTATTTTAATGAGACCTGAACCATCACTTGCATCATATCTGGACGCCGACTGTACAAAATCCGTACTTACCCCAATTGTTGATGAACTGAAGGATTTGGCGGACATTTTAATTATTCCTCGATTTAAGACACAGGGTGAAATATTTAAGGATATTGAAAATGTACATATCATCAAAACACCTGTTGACACATTTAGTCTTATGAAAAAGGCGGATTTGGTTATTGGAGCTGGAGGTACCATGAACAGAGAAGCGGCACTTTTAGGTACGCCCGTAATATCCTGTTATCCTGGAGCTCAATTGTCTGTTGATACATATTACATTGAAAAGGGCCTTATGAATAGATCCACAACCCTTGAAGATATCATTTCAATGTCAAAGGATTTGCTGTTGAAGCCTAAAGAAAAGCATGAATTAAAAACAGATAACCTGATTGACCTGATTGTCAGAGAAATATATAAAAGTTATGAGGATTCTAAAAAATAA
- a CDS encoding ribose-phosphate diphosphokinase, whose amino-acid sequence MIIGGSASQALASEVAKNLDDKLCHVETKKFPDGERYFRIVDEIDEDEEVIIIQSTGYPQDENMMELFFILDTLSDMNVKNITVVSPYLGYSRQERRFKDTECISAKATARLIQAMNVKRVISINLHEESICDLYGIPVDNLSAMPAIAEYIKENTDEKPVILAPDKGAQNFAKEIATILDTEYDYLEKVRLSPEKVETKTKSISVDDRRVVIIDDIISTGGTIVNAIEILKQQGATAVDVYCVHPVLVNDAVLKINAAGADNLQATNTLKSEVAGISVAKTIANHIKSL is encoded by the coding sequence ATGATAATCGGTGGATCTGCTTCTCAAGCATTAGCAAGCGAAGTTGCAAAAAATTTGGATGATAAATTGTGTCATGTTGAAACTAAGAAGTTTCCGGATGGAGAAAGATATTTCAGGATAGTTGATGAAATTGATGAAGATGAAGAAGTAATCATCATACAATCAACAGGTTATCCACAGGATGAAAATATGATGGAACTATTTTTCATATTGGACACTCTTTCTGATATGAATGTTAAAAATATTACGGTAGTATCTCCATATTTAGGTTACAGCAGACAGGAACGTAGATTTAAGGATACCGAATGTATATCTGCCAAGGCTACTGCCAGATTGATACAGGCGATGAATGTTAAGAGGGTCATTTCAATCAATCTACATGAAGAAAGTATCTGTGATTTGTATGGCATTCCTGTTGATAACTTATCAGCTATGCCGGCAATAGCAGAGTATATAAAGGAAAATACTGATGAAAAACCAGTAATATTAGCACCGGATAAGGGAGCACAAAATTTCGCAAAGGAAATAGCTACAATATTGGATACTGAGTATGATTATCTTGAAAAAGTAAGGTTATCTCCGGAAAAAGTGGAGACAAAAACCAAAAGCATATCTGTTGATGACAGAAGGGTTGTAATAATAGATGACATAATAAGTACTGGTGGAACCATAGTAAACGCTATTGAAATATTAAAACAACAGGGAGCAACAGCTGTAGATGTATACTGTGTACATCCAGTACTAGTAAATGACGCCGTGCTTAAAATTAATGCAGCAGGAGCGGATAATCTTCAGGCTACCAATACCTTAAAAAGTGAAGTGGCAGGTATCAGTGTTGCAAAAACAATAGCTAATCATATAAAATCATTGTAG